A region from the Xenopus laevis strain J_2021 chromosome 4S, Xenopus_laevis_v10.1, whole genome shotgun sequence genome encodes:
- the smg7.S gene encoding protein SMG7 isoform X2, with protein MSLLCAQYLRQAEVLKTDMTESKPGTAEVWTSRQALQDLYQKMLVTDLEYALDKKVEQDLWNHAFKNQITTLQGQAKNRANPNRSEVQANLSLFLEAASGFYTQLLQELCTVFNVDLPCRVKSSQLGILTIKQLHSGTVVKPQSSSCAYICQHCLVHLGDIARYRNQTSQAESYYRHAAQLVPSNGQPYNQLAILASSKGDHLTTIFYYCRSIAVKFPFPAASTNLQKALSKALESREEVKNCWGVSDFIKAFIKFHGHVYLTKNLEKVSILREQLEEHFKNLLFQKALNSQQLVHITVINLFQLHHLQSFGTEAEQQNFSSEEELCWSQILALFMSFLGILCRFPLKTRHCEETSCANPLPAIKVSLDWMKLRPSVFQENSVEEKQYVWPWLISLLNSFHVLDEDVSSANMLPLPEEFELQGFLALRPAFRNLDFSRGHQAITGVRDAQHRQLRPIRLVAIGKWISENQPRLMQYRTVGGELLFFTDIPELLTEDLDDPEDRSSPQESNLIEKTEGSPGLKSVLSTGRSLSCDTNEKPVVTFKENIKPLEVNRDVPSRSYTRSGNVAKDQRDYIKSLNNSVNKKDNNNKRKNDPKKICVEKTAEPGKQSIAVQAKSQTELRKTPVSEARKTAVTPTSSPSSNTQFIPIHHPGAFPPLPSRPGFPPPAYVIPPPVFTMSSGYSFPTGVNVPGSFLQPSSHSPSGNQGPPGKPSHIPYSQQRPSGPVTPNQLSGQIQPQTPSSSPTQSCSQTAAQLQIQALAQQQSPTKPIQSIPKHHASLQQYQQVDASKQVWNTSQVPNTLGKMVPMKQSYYMDGCLPTEPVNILEQCLQQQPLEKKMTSFPMEPYGQNPSDVKMPEFYWGDPPSYNLSDNRALLAQQSVNNQRSKRQPTGYHSGQDQMTRMPFEEPKRSPLLPPDLLKSLAALEEEEELGFSPPPDLYPALFGPLASLPGRSLFSLLEKQSELISQPPSFLSLSGFSLSQERFPNNSMFNEVYGKSTCTSIKPEACQARGQQETSLYSLFEGKPWSPSLPASSDHSTPASQSPHSSNPSSLPSSPPTHNHTSQPFSNFGPIGTPDNRDRRGTDRWKAEKPVSAMGGFGLDYLSVTPSSENSWRQVNNSSSANAWAAQGNTREDSSAALMESLKSIWSTTMMHPGPSALEQLLMQQKEKQQRGQGSLNPPH; from the exons GCAGGCTGAAGTCCTGAAAACAGATATGACAG AATCCAAGCCCGGTACAGCCGAGGTGTGGACTTCCCGTCAGGCTCTACAAGATTTGTACCAGAAGATGCTGGTGACAGACCTTGAGTATGCACTGGACAAAAAGGTGGAACAGGATCT CTGGAATCATGCCTTCAAAAATCAGATAACGACATTGCAAGGACAAGCCAAGAACCGAGCTAATCCAAATCGCAGTGAGGTACAGGCCAATTTGTCACTGTTCCTAGAGGCAGCTAGTGGCTTTTATACACAG CTTTTGCAGGAGCTTTGCACTGTGTTTAATGTGGATCTGCCATGTCGTGTGAAGTCCTCCCAGCTGGGCATTTTAACCATTAAGCAGCTGCACTCTGGAACAGTTGTGAAGCCTCAGTCCAGTTCCTGCGCTTATATCTGTCAGCATTGCCTGGTTCATCTTGGAGACATTG CTCGCTATAGGAACCAGACAAGCCAGGCTGAATCCTATTACAGACATGCTGCTCAACTTGTCCCTTCCAATG gTCAGCCATATAATCAGCTGGCTATTCTCGCCTCTTCAAAAGGGGACCATTTGACCACTATTTTCTACTACTGCCGCAGCATCGCTGTCAAGTTTCCTTTCCCAGCAGCCTCCACCAATTTGCAGAAGGCCCTTTCCAAAGCCTTGGAAAG TCGTGAAGAGGTGAAAAATTGCTGGGGTGTATCAGACTTTATAAAGGCTTTCATAAAGTTCCATGGACATGTGTACCTAACAAAGAACTTAGAAAAAGTAAGCATACTGCGGGAACAGCTGGAAGAACACTTCAAG AATTTGCTTTTTCAGAAAGCGCTAAACTCCCAGCAGCTGGTTCATATCACAGTGATAAACCTGTTTCAGCTGCACCATCTGCAAAGCTTTGGCACTGAGGCAGAGCAACAGAATTTTAGCAGTGAGGAGGAACTCTGCTGGTCCCAAATCTTGGCCCTCTTTA TGTCATTCTTAGGCATCCTGTGCCGGTTTCCCTTAAAGACCCGTCACTGTGAGGAAACCTCCTGTGCCAACCCACTACCTGCTATCAAGGTGTCGTTAGACTGGATGAAGCTGCGTCCCAGTGTCTTCCAAGAGAACtcggttgaggaaaaacaata TGTATGGCCATGGCTCATTTCTCTCCTCAACAGTTTCCATGTGCTGGATGAAGATGTCTCTAGTGCTAACA tgctgCCTCTCCCAGAGGAGTTTGAGTTGCAAGGATTTCTGGCACTTCGACCTGCTTTTAG AAACCTAGATTTCTCTAGAGGACACCAAGCCATCACTGGAGTTAGAGATGCCCAGCACCGGCAACTAAGACCAATACGACTTGTGGCTATTGGAAAATGGATCTCTGAAAATCAGCCTCG GTTGATGCAATATCGTACTGTTGGGGGTGAACTATTGTTCTTTACTGACATACCTGAGCTTTTGACTGAAGACTTGGATGATCCCGAGGACAGATCTTCCCCGCAAGAGTCCAACCTTATAGAGAAAACTGAAGGAAGCCCAGGTTTAAAATCGGTATTATCCACTGGCCGAAGCCTAAGCTGTGACACAAATGAAAAGCCAGTGGTTACTTTTAAAGAGAACATTAAGCCGCTAGAAGTAAACCGGGATGTACCGTCACGCAGCTACACCAGATCGGGAAATGTTGCCAAGGATCAGAGAGACTATATCAAAAGTTTAAATAATTCTGTTAACAAAAAAGACAACAATAACAAAAGAAAGAATGATCCTAAGAAAATCTGTGTTGAGAAGACTGCAGAACCTGGGAAGCAAAGCATTGCAGTTCAG GCGAAATCTCAAACAGAGTTAAGAAAAACTCCAGTCTCTGAAGCCAGAAAAACAGCAGTGACTCCAACATCCAGTCCAAGCAGTAACACACAGTTTATCCCTATTCATCATCCTGGGGCTTTTCCACCTCTTCCCAGCCGGCCAG GTTTTCCCCCACCAGCTTATGTTATACCACCTCCTGTATTTACCATGAGCTCTGGCTATTCCTTTCCTACTGGTGTTAATGTGCCAGGGTCTTTCCTGCAGCCTTCATCTCATTCGCCATCTGGGAACCAGGGTCCTCCTGGGAAACCGTCCCACATTCCTTACAGTCAGCAGCGCCCTTCTGGTCCAGTGACTCCTAACCAGTTAAGCGGCCAAATCCAACCACAGACCCCATCCAGTTCACCGACCCAGTCGTGTAGTCAGACTGCAGCACAACTACAGATCCAAGCACTTGCTCAGCAGCAGTCTCCAACTAAACCCATACAATCCATTCCCAAGCATCATGCATCTCTTCAGCAG TACCAACAGGTGGATGCATCAAAGCAGGTCTGGAATACTTCTCAGGTCCCAAACACCCTGGGAAAGATGGTACCTATGAAGCAATCATATTACATGGATGGCTGTTTGCCAACAGAACCTGTAAATATACTGGAGCAGTGTCTACAGCAGCAGCCTCTGGAGAAGAAGATGACCTCTTTTCCCATGGAACCCTATGGTCAGAACCCTTCTGATGTCAAGATGCCAGAATTCTACTGGGGTGACCCACCATCCTACAACTTAAGTGACAACAGGGCTCTCTTGGCACAACAATCTGTAAATAACCAAAGGAGCAAACGCCAGCCCACAGGCTACCATTCTGGCCAAGATCAAATGACTAGAATGCCATTTGAG GAACCCAAGCGTTCCCCTCTCCTGCCCCCGGACCTGTTAAAGAGTCTGGCTGCTCTagaggaggaggaagagctgGGATTCTCCCCTCCTCCTGACCTTTACCCAGCTCTGTTCGGCCCTCTGGCTTCTCTCCCTGGACGAAGCCTCTTT TCTCTCCTGGAAAAGCAATCTGAACTGATATCCCAGCCCCCCTCTTTCCTCTCACTCTCTGGATTTTCACTAAGCCAG GAACGGTTCCCAAATAACAGCATGTTTAACGAGGTGTATGGAAAATCCACCTGCACAAGCATAAAGCCTGAGGCATGCCAAGCCAGGGGACAACAGGAGACTTCCCTGTACTCTCTCTTTGAGGGTAAACCATGGTCTCCTTCCCTTCCCGCAAGCTCAG ATCACTCTACGCCAGCCAGCCAGTCACCTCATTCTTCAAATCCAAGCAGCCTACCCAGCTCTCCTCCCACCCACAATCATACCTCCCAGCCCTTCTCTAACTTTGGTCCTATTGGCACTCCAGATAACCGAGATCGCCGTGGAACTGACCGCTGGAAGGCTGAAAAGCCAG tttcagcAATGGGTGGGTTTGGGCTGGACTACTTGTCTGTGACTCCATCTTCTGAGAATAGCTGGCGCCAAGTTAATAATTCAAGTAGTGCTAATGCTTGGGCTGCTCAAGGTAACACCCGAGAGGACTCTTCTGCTGCTCTTATGGAAAGTTTAAAG TCTATTTGGTCAACCACAATGATGCATCCTGGACCTTCTGCCTTGGAACAACTTTTGATGCAGCAGAAGGAGAAGCAGCAGCGAGGGCAGGGGTCACTGAACCCTCCGCACTGA
- the smg7.S gene encoding protein SMG7 isoform X4 has translation MSLLCAQYLRQAEVLKTDMTESKPGTAEVWTSRQALQDLYQKMLVTDLEYALDKKVEQDLWNHAFKNQITTLQGQAKNRANPNRSEVQANLSLFLEAASGFYTQLLQELCTVFNVDLPCRVKSSQLGILTIKQLHSGTVVKPQSSSCAYICQHCLVHLGDIARYRNQTSQAESYYRHAAQLVPSNGQPYNQLAILASSKGDHLTTIFYYCRSIAVKFPFPAASTNLQKALSKALESREEVKNCWGVSDFIKAFIKFHGHVYLTKNLEKVSILREQLEEHFKNLLFQKALNSQQLVHITVINLFQLHHLQSFGTEAEQQNFSSEEELCWSQILALFMSFLGILCRFPLKTRHCEETSCANPLPAIKVSLDWMKLRPSVFQENSVEEKQYVWPWLISLLNSFHVLDEDVSSANMLPLPEEFELQGFLALRPAFRNLDFSRGHQAITGVRDAQHRQLRPIRLVAIGKWISENQPRLMQYRTVGGELLFFTDIPELLTEDLDDPEDRSSPQESNLIEKTEGSPGLKSVLSTGRSLSCDTNEKPVVTFKENIKPLEVNRDVPSRSYTRSGNVAKDQRDYIKSLNNSVNKKDNNNKRKNDPKKICVEKTAEPGKQSIAVQAKSQTELRKTPVSEARKTAVTPTSSPSSNTQFIPIHHPGAFPPLPSRPGFPPPAYVIPPPVFTMSSGYSFPTGVNVPGSFLQPSSHSPSGNQGPPGKPSHIPYSQQRPSGPVTPNQLSGQIQPQTPSSSPTQSCSQTAAQLQIQALAQQQSPTKPIQSIPKHHASLQQYQQVDASKQVWNTSQVPNTLGKMVPMKQSYYMDGCLPTEPVNILEQCLQQQPLEKKMTSFPMEPYGQNPSDVKMPEFYWGDPPSYNLSDNRALLAQQSVNNQRSKRQPTGYHSGQDQMTRMPFESLLEKQSELISQPPSFLSLSGFSLSQERFPNNSMFNEVYGKSTCTSIKPEACQARGQQETSLYSLFEGKPWSPSLPASSDHSTPASQSPHSSNPSSLPSSPPTHNHTSQPFSNFGPIGTPDNRDRRGTDRWKAEKPVSAMGGFGLDYLSVTPSSENSWRQVNNSSSANAWAAQGNTREDSSAALMESLKSIWSTTMMHPGPSALEQLLMQQKEKQQRGQGSLNPPH, from the exons GCAGGCTGAAGTCCTGAAAACAGATATGACAG AATCCAAGCCCGGTACAGCCGAGGTGTGGACTTCCCGTCAGGCTCTACAAGATTTGTACCAGAAGATGCTGGTGACAGACCTTGAGTATGCACTGGACAAAAAGGTGGAACAGGATCT CTGGAATCATGCCTTCAAAAATCAGATAACGACATTGCAAGGACAAGCCAAGAACCGAGCTAATCCAAATCGCAGTGAGGTACAGGCCAATTTGTCACTGTTCCTAGAGGCAGCTAGTGGCTTTTATACACAG CTTTTGCAGGAGCTTTGCACTGTGTTTAATGTGGATCTGCCATGTCGTGTGAAGTCCTCCCAGCTGGGCATTTTAACCATTAAGCAGCTGCACTCTGGAACAGTTGTGAAGCCTCAGTCCAGTTCCTGCGCTTATATCTGTCAGCATTGCCTGGTTCATCTTGGAGACATTG CTCGCTATAGGAACCAGACAAGCCAGGCTGAATCCTATTACAGACATGCTGCTCAACTTGTCCCTTCCAATG gTCAGCCATATAATCAGCTGGCTATTCTCGCCTCTTCAAAAGGGGACCATTTGACCACTATTTTCTACTACTGCCGCAGCATCGCTGTCAAGTTTCCTTTCCCAGCAGCCTCCACCAATTTGCAGAAGGCCCTTTCCAAAGCCTTGGAAAG TCGTGAAGAGGTGAAAAATTGCTGGGGTGTATCAGACTTTATAAAGGCTTTCATAAAGTTCCATGGACATGTGTACCTAACAAAGAACTTAGAAAAAGTAAGCATACTGCGGGAACAGCTGGAAGAACACTTCAAG AATTTGCTTTTTCAGAAAGCGCTAAACTCCCAGCAGCTGGTTCATATCACAGTGATAAACCTGTTTCAGCTGCACCATCTGCAAAGCTTTGGCACTGAGGCAGAGCAACAGAATTTTAGCAGTGAGGAGGAACTCTGCTGGTCCCAAATCTTGGCCCTCTTTA TGTCATTCTTAGGCATCCTGTGCCGGTTTCCCTTAAAGACCCGTCACTGTGAGGAAACCTCCTGTGCCAACCCACTACCTGCTATCAAGGTGTCGTTAGACTGGATGAAGCTGCGTCCCAGTGTCTTCCAAGAGAACtcggttgaggaaaaacaata TGTATGGCCATGGCTCATTTCTCTCCTCAACAGTTTCCATGTGCTGGATGAAGATGTCTCTAGTGCTAACA tgctgCCTCTCCCAGAGGAGTTTGAGTTGCAAGGATTTCTGGCACTTCGACCTGCTTTTAG AAACCTAGATTTCTCTAGAGGACACCAAGCCATCACTGGAGTTAGAGATGCCCAGCACCGGCAACTAAGACCAATACGACTTGTGGCTATTGGAAAATGGATCTCTGAAAATCAGCCTCG GTTGATGCAATATCGTACTGTTGGGGGTGAACTATTGTTCTTTACTGACATACCTGAGCTTTTGACTGAAGACTTGGATGATCCCGAGGACAGATCTTCCCCGCAAGAGTCCAACCTTATAGAGAAAACTGAAGGAAGCCCAGGTTTAAAATCGGTATTATCCACTGGCCGAAGCCTAAGCTGTGACACAAATGAAAAGCCAGTGGTTACTTTTAAAGAGAACATTAAGCCGCTAGAAGTAAACCGGGATGTACCGTCACGCAGCTACACCAGATCGGGAAATGTTGCCAAGGATCAGAGAGACTATATCAAAAGTTTAAATAATTCTGTTAACAAAAAAGACAACAATAACAAAAGAAAGAATGATCCTAAGAAAATCTGTGTTGAGAAGACTGCAGAACCTGGGAAGCAAAGCATTGCAGTTCAG GCGAAATCTCAAACAGAGTTAAGAAAAACTCCAGTCTCTGAAGCCAGAAAAACAGCAGTGACTCCAACATCCAGTCCAAGCAGTAACACACAGTTTATCCCTATTCATCATCCTGGGGCTTTTCCACCTCTTCCCAGCCGGCCAG GTTTTCCCCCACCAGCTTATGTTATACCACCTCCTGTATTTACCATGAGCTCTGGCTATTCCTTTCCTACTGGTGTTAATGTGCCAGGGTCTTTCCTGCAGCCTTCATCTCATTCGCCATCTGGGAACCAGGGTCCTCCTGGGAAACCGTCCCACATTCCTTACAGTCAGCAGCGCCCTTCTGGTCCAGTGACTCCTAACCAGTTAAGCGGCCAAATCCAACCACAGACCCCATCCAGTTCACCGACCCAGTCGTGTAGTCAGACTGCAGCACAACTACAGATCCAAGCACTTGCTCAGCAGCAGTCTCCAACTAAACCCATACAATCCATTCCCAAGCATCATGCATCTCTTCAGCAG TACCAACAGGTGGATGCATCAAAGCAGGTCTGGAATACTTCTCAGGTCCCAAACACCCTGGGAAAGATGGTACCTATGAAGCAATCATATTACATGGATGGCTGTTTGCCAACAGAACCTGTAAATATACTGGAGCAGTGTCTACAGCAGCAGCCTCTGGAGAAGAAGATGACCTCTTTTCCCATGGAACCCTATGGTCAGAACCCTTCTGATGTCAAGATGCCAGAATTCTACTGGGGTGACCCACCATCCTACAACTTAAGTGACAACAGGGCTCTCTTGGCACAACAATCTGTAAATAACCAAAGGAGCAAACGCCAGCCCACAGGCTACCATTCTGGCCAAGATCAAATGACTAGAATGCCATTTGAG TCTCTCCTGGAAAAGCAATCTGAACTGATATCCCAGCCCCCCTCTTTCCTCTCACTCTCTGGATTTTCACTAAGCCAG GAACGGTTCCCAAATAACAGCATGTTTAACGAGGTGTATGGAAAATCCACCTGCACAAGCATAAAGCCTGAGGCATGCCAAGCCAGGGGACAACAGGAGACTTCCCTGTACTCTCTCTTTGAGGGTAAACCATGGTCTCCTTCCCTTCCCGCAAGCTCAG ATCACTCTACGCCAGCCAGCCAGTCACCTCATTCTTCAAATCCAAGCAGCCTACCCAGCTCTCCTCCCACCCACAATCATACCTCCCAGCCCTTCTCTAACTTTGGTCCTATTGGCACTCCAGATAACCGAGATCGCCGTGGAACTGACCGCTGGAAGGCTGAAAAGCCAG tttcagcAATGGGTGGGTTTGGGCTGGACTACTTGTCTGTGACTCCATCTTCTGAGAATAGCTGGCGCCAAGTTAATAATTCAAGTAGTGCTAATGCTTGGGCTGCTCAAGGTAACACCCGAGAGGACTCTTCTGCTGCTCTTATGGAAAGTTTAAAG TCTATTTGGTCAACCACAATGATGCATCCTGGACCTTCTGCCTTGGAACAACTTTTGATGCAGCAGAAGGAGAAGCAGCAGCGAGGGCAGGGGTCACTGAACCCTCCGCACTGA